TCAAGACCACGGACGGCTATTTGCTGCGTCTCTTCTGCGTGGGATTCACCAAAAAGCGCACCAACCAGATCCGCAAGACCTCCTACGCCCAACACCAGCAGGTTCGCCAGATCCGCAAGAAGATGATGGAGATCATGGTCCGTGAAGTGCAGACCAACGACCTCAAGGAGGTGGTCAACAAGCTGTAAGTGGTGCCAAATCCAACTGGGCCTCCATTTTGTCCCGTTCCTTTGGCACAAGTATTcttattttgggtttttttgtttgttttttggcaggATCCCTGACAGCGTAGGCAAAGATATCGAGAAGGCGTGTCAGTCCATCTATCCTCTGCACGATGTCTATGTTCGCAAGGTCAAAATGCTGAAAAAACCCAAGTTTGAATGTGAGTTATTTGGCGACATTGACTTGTTAGATTAAGTAattctttaaataaaatggTTCATGGCAAGTAAAAATGCTGTGAACTTTGGTTTGCTGCCAATCCTCCCCcttgaaatggattgggcgtcATGGTGGAAGCAGAAATGTCATAAACTTGGCGTGTAAACTTGCTCTAATTCAGCCAGTCCTTCCAGTTATGCAAATCTGATGTTGTTGGCAAGGCAAATAGTTTGAATTTCTTAGTTTAATTTCATCTTGCACATGACAAATcattaaatttgaataaaaacaagtgctaaaattattcattttgataAATACACTAAAAACCGCTCAATCCAGCCTAAAAAAATTTGAGTTTGAAGAAAAAGATAAGTCGCTGCCACAAACCAATAGTAGAGAAATGTTAACTTATTAATTAATAGAGAATAACACCCTTGCATAAAACTTTTTACCACAGAAAGGCATGCTGGGTGTCCGCGATGCATTCAAAACAATTGGAAATAACATTACTCCAAGCAGAAAAATCAAGAGAACTCTATCTGTTGTTAATAATTAACCCTTTTAACGCCAGCTGGGCTGCATTAACGacgatgtttttgtgtgtgtggttttgcaGTGGGTAAACTGATGGAGCTCCACGGCGAGGGCGCCGCAAGCAGCGCGGCCAAAGCCTCCGGTGACGACACCGGCGCCAAGGTGGAGAGGGCCGACGGTTACGAGCCCCCCATCCAGGAGAGCGTCTAGAAATCAACACCCTGAcagatttaataaaaaaaaaaatgtaaatgaccaACTTTGGCCTTTTTGAAGTCTATTTATTGACaggttttgtacattttgtttgGAAGACGCCCAAAGTTTAGCAGCGTTAAAGAATTTGAATGTAGTTCTTGGGAACCAGTGCCCGTTCGCCCTTCAAGTCGCCCAAGAACCATTCGTCATCCATGGATTCCAGGTCGGTAATGATGTCCCCGACCTGCAATGGAAGACTTTGAGATGATACTCGCTCGTTTTTGGGGAAATACCAAAAGGAAGGAGCGATCTTAACTTGGAAAGAGAGCTCATCGTCACGATTTGAATTGAAGTCGTACATTGCCCTTCCCTTTGTTTCACTGACTTCAAACTCGCACGTTGAACCTGATGGGTGCAAAAGGTCAATTTAAATGTAGCATTTATACACATCAAAATGTATTTGGGGTGTAAAATTCATAGAAAGGTAACTTGGAAAATGCCAAAATAGTTTTACAATATAAAACTTGCCAATACTTACATGGCAACGCAACCCTGTTTGGAAGTGCTGGACCCTTGAGGTTGTCGGGTAAACTCCTGGTGTTGCCCATTGCCCACCCTGACACCTCGCCCTCCAAGTCTAAAGACGCCCTAGATTGGAGACCACTTTTTAAAGACTTGACATCTTAAATTCCTCAGGTGATTTAGTCACGTTAAATTCTAGCCACCATTTTGCAAATCCAAAAAATGTACCTGACTTTACTTGGAGGTGGTTTTGGTTTCTTCTGAGGAACAGTTTTGGGTGGCAATCCAGATCCAGCCTTCAAAAAAACAGATCAAACATGCTGTGTTCATTTTACATGTAGAATTTTCAGTTTTAGATCATAATTTGTTGATCATGCATAGTTGGACAAAGGGTTTACTCACTATTACTTTAACAAAGTTAATTGGGAAGTAACCGTCGGATCCTTTGCAAGTTCCCCGGTACCATTCGGCGTCCACACGCTCCGCCGCGGTGACCAGGTCACCGCTCTTCAAGGCCAGCTCACCTGGACCCTCTGACCACAgacaaaaagccattttttattcagtcacatttttttcagcatgcCATGCTTTGTCGTGGCTTAGAATAtacgtagtagtagtaatggcaACCTGGAGTGAAATCGTGCATGGCTTGAACCGTGAGTCCATGTTCTTGCTGGCTAGCGGGACTTTGGGCCTGCACCAAGATACATATTTCAGTGTGGGGCCTGTGGGAATTCTGCCCAGCAACAGGCATGGTTACAGGGCGCCGTTTGTAAAGGtcctctttgtttttattttgattcttctgttcattttaattggaatcTTTCTGATTTAGATTCCTGATTTTGATCcctaatttagatttttaatttttattgctGATCTAGATCCCTGGTTTTGATCTGATTTTGATCAGATTTTGATTGCTgattttggattttaaacatTGTACAGTGCTAGCAAGCTAGCTTAACATAACAAACAGTCGTTGCCATTTTCAGCACTCGCAGCTTTGTCCAAACGGTGTCCGAAACAATATCGTCACAAAAACAACTCACCTGAAAATCCACTTCTCCAGTCTCGTTTCTGTTCAAGTCTGTTCTGTCCAGAACCTTCCATTAGTTAATAGgcagcaaaaacaaagaaaaacgtCAGAATCTGGCCATTGCCAACACGCATTACACCACCAAACACACCCTTACGGCATATTTGTCGTAGAGCTGGTGGCCCGGGAGCGGCCTGGGCGGCAGGACAAAGGCTTTGGCGGCTTTGGGCGGCGGTGGTCGTCCCGGACCCACTTTGCTGGGCGCCGTGTCTTTCTGCCTGAAGCGTAGTGCGCATGAGTcgcttttaaaaagacaaaacgccCACCTGTTACTCACCCATTTGGCAGCAAGGGAAGCGGTCGGTAAGCGGGCTCGACCTCCACCGGGAGGCTCGGTAAGGCCTTCTGCTTGCCGGCTCTCGTCGCGTCCACGGAACCGACCGGTTTCCGAGCGGGGAGGGGCGGCGGCGCCTCACTTGAAGGACTTTCCGGGGCTGATGGGAAATGGTTGGTGTTAGCGTTAAGTTAAGTGGAACAATTCCAGTGGGGTAAACTCACCGGTTTGACTGGGAACTCGGATAGTGGTGGGCCTTCTCCTTGGGGGGGCTTTTGCCAAGACTGGTGGGGGATCTAAAAAACGTACAAAGTTGTTATATGGtgtaaagcaagggtgtcatactcttcattttcatttgatcctaaaacagaattgattgacttttccgggctacacaaaatgatgcggcgggcaacatttggcccccgggccaccactttggcacacaatttgaaatcattaaaaaaaagtattaaatatgGGATAAAAGATGACAGGTATCCAAATTTGACTTGACTCACTTGGTTCAGGTCTGgcgttttctttcaaaaatccCGTTGAGTTGTGGTTATTGGCATTCAGGTTTGCCTTCAGCGGTTCCTTGGCGGGCTTAACCGGCGGTCTCGGTGGCAAGGGGGGTTCCTCCTGGGTGCTGTCACCCCTGCTCAATACCGGTCGCGACCTTTGAGGGGGTCCGCCCTTTGAGAGCAGAATCTCTAATTCATCTCGTAACGGTTTGGTGGCGGGTTTTGGAAGGGTTCGAGGTGGGAGAGTTGGCGTGGACGCATCTTGACCGTCCGGAGAGGGCGCCGTGGTCGGCAAGGGTTTCGGGGGTTTTCTGGGGAAAGCATGCGGTCTGATCCGGTCCTCAGAGAGTGTCTGAATGTCAAAGGAATGGATTTTAGCGTGGATGTTTTGCTGAGTATTGTTGGTGGACATCTCGCTCGAAAATGCCCGATCACCACTGGGATTGAAGCCCCCTAGTGGCTCCTTCAGGTACTCGTCGGAAGAGCCGTTCATAGAGTTGTCGTCCTCAAACTGGATCAAAGACTCCATCTTGTCCTGTGttggttttttggtttttgtacGCGGAAGTGGGATGGGCTTAGCTTCGGATCCAGCGCGTTCGAATCCCGGGTCGATTTCCGAAAGACGCTCAGGTACGGGGGCGGATCTTCTTGGTGGTTTTTGCGGTTTTTGGCCTGTAGGAGAGTACACTCAGATATTAGACGGTGAAAATAGGTTGTGGGTGGGACGGGAAAGGGTGCTACCGGCGGATATTTTCTTGAGGGGGTCGGCGCGGGGCTCGGAACGTCGGGGTGCCGGGGTGGGGCGGACGATGCGCTCTTCTAGGGTCTTTTCTTGAATCACTTGGTCATAGGACGGTGGGGGCtgaattataaaaaaacaaagactaatgaagtcatacctctacttacaaatgccttgaGGTATGAATGTTTCAAGTTACAaatgtttaatatgcaaatgcatgacttgagatatgaaaaagttacaaaatcatccaaaaataaatgaatttttttatctgttattttattttgaatttcccTTATGAaccaattaaaaactgaaacgaaCTCAATGGAGATTTGACAGAATTTTATTGTAATCTGGCAACAAGAGCTTAAAAGAATTGACCTTGTTTTGCCTGTTATGTCATTATTTACAGCAAACCTTGATGCTTGCGGAGCAACTACATGACGTTGAGGAAGGAAAGACCAGGGGAGGCGGGGAGAACCAGTTTTTGTTCTCATCCAAAGTGTccgagctggaaaaaaaaacaactatatatGTCAGAATTTAGAAGTTAGAAGCAACATTATAGACAAATAGTAACCAAGAATTTGGGAAAACATACCTACAAAGTGCTGCTTTTCTTCTGTCAAGATGATCTGAAAAGATTAACACTTAtcagaaatacatatttttgtgcaCTTGAGCTAATGGTTAGCTGCTAgccatacaataaaaaaatcaggatTGAACATAAACAATGACTGAAATGATGAGAAACATAAACcttgacacaaaatggctgcctACCATCTCCAGTTCACGTTTCCCATGTCCAAATGTCAACCCCAATTTCTAATTTCTCACTCCTACAACAGTTATGATCCATATTTTATTGACTAAAACCTGAAACCCAAAGTGGAGTCCAATCattctctgccattgacagtgacaaacgtccaatccttttgtcGACTGGGAAGGAACAATCTCCCCCTTCCCAGTTAAAAATTGACCAGCAAAAGACAAATACTTCCTCAATCCCACCATACACAGCACTTCCTGGTTTACAGAGACGGACAAATGACCCCCATGACCCCCAAGTGGGTGCACCCCATCTTTCCTGGACAGGTGTGCTTACCTGTTGAGGACTTCCAGGTAAGAAAATTCCCATTTAAGTCCTCTTTGAAAGACGACCCGAAAATATTATGAGAGCCTATTTGACAAATACAagaattcacacacacacatgcacacacatacccacacatacacacacagtaaTCGCTTTGGACCAATCAGGACGATCGGAATGCGGCCCAACGGGAGGCGGAGTCAAaacattaaagtggaaaaaactcATCGTCGCTAAACGAGGAAGCAAAACATTAAATGACGGTTTTAGAATGAGAATATtttacttgattttatgtgtgggttggaccattttagggataatatttagattattttttaaataaaattgattaatagaactggattaaaatccctgaatattcattttttatagatctaaaacaatgttgttttagcttttttaaaatatatttttagattttacaaaatgagtttttaactaaaaacacagaaaaaatgattaaaaaatgacaattatttatttaaaagggggaaaatcaggaaatttaatatgcaATATGGCCGTTTTGACCACAATTGATGAGCAAATGTTACAACTTAGTTTTGAAACTAAATTAGCTATTCTGAGCTCATAACGACAATAAACTGTATTGAATAGAATGGCGATGTTTTTGTGAAAGTGGACGCTGACGCACAAAAAGTGCTGAGCTCAACAGAATAGGCcaaaagcacccccccccctttccgAATCACTCTCAGCTGCGGGTTTACCAGTCCGACACATGCTGACATTGTATATCGCGACATGTTTTGGCACTCAACAGCTGCACAACAAGCCATCTGCCCAATTTTTTGCCATCAGTTTATCGCTAATGGACGCCCAATCCACATAAACAGGGAGGCCGGCCGCCAATGAATGTTTCTTCATTTGCATCATCGAGAAAAATGGACGAGAGTATAGTAAGTAATGAGTAGTATTACGGTACAGTTTCGGGCGTTAGGTGTTTATGCTGCAATGTAATTATTTGTGGAGATCCTTCTGTTGTGCGCATCTTGGCCACCGGAGGGCAGTGTAACATAGAGTTTTATAGAATGCTATTTGAAGATTTGTAATTAAAATGAGATTACGTACtactttttgattttatttgtaatgAAGGTTGATATAAGATCTACCTGTTGATTGGCTGATGACATCAATTTGGTCcactttgtcttcttttggGTTCAAGTCGGCCATCTTCagtgaaagaaaaaagacaaaacaatgaaGTGAAAGGGATGCGGTGGTTCTGACGACTGGAGTGATTGAGGGGGTTTGGATGAGTGGGATAACATGGATAGACAGActgatacccccccccccccccccgggccCCCCTGGTGTAAACCCCCTAATGCCAGATTTGACCTGTATAGCTCAGCCTTTGCTTCATTTGTTGTAAACAAACGCCATAAtaaacatttgatttaaaaaaaaacatttggtgaTTCTTCCTTTTATagttcaattgatttttttccacttattttaggtcaaaaataatataaatactttacagtcacttcaaaaaataatttaatttcagGTATTTTTATATCTGTCAATGTAAATAGCATGTATAGACTTTTTAACATTCATATATAATGACTTTGTATCATTAAAcacgtttttgttttgtcaaaaatgtaaaaaaaccaTTCACATTACGTTGTCACAGGCAACGACGCACTACCAACCTTCACCACTGGAGGGTACTAAAGAGAGTGGAACCAGTAAAGGGACGCTTTGACGCTTTGAGGCCGTCAATCATCCCGGTAGGCGGGACTTAGAGCCGCTTCACCTTTGCCATGAAACCTCCTCCGCCCCGTATCCCTCCACACCCTTTCGGCTCTCCCCAAACCTCCACCACCTCCGCACTCGGGATTTAAAGGACTTAAAGAGTGAACATTTGCGTCGCGTTTTTCCTTAAAACGCCTGCGTGGACCGCACGGTAAGAAAACGAAGAGTTTCTGTCCGTGTTTTATGTCTTGTTGCGGCTTTTTAAGTTTGTATTCGCTGGAGGCGAATGCCATCTTTTGCGCATGTGCGGTCGTGATTGACACGCGTGCGTGTGGGGGCTTGTTAGCCACCTAGCTTGGATTTATCATCACAAACGTCATTACTAATTCATTTAACTTGTTTATTGTGAGGAAGGAAACATTCGGCGACTTGTTTTGTGACACCATTAAGATAAAAAGTCGTGTTTTGGGTGTGCTGTCCCATTGGGACACAAAATTAGGGCACTACTTGCTTTTGGGTATTatacttgtttgtttgtttttttgttgttgctaagTAGAAATTTCGCCTTGCCACACGGTATAATTCTAGctaattttatgtttaaatttatttgtGAGCTTCCAAGGCTCCAATTTCTCTCTGAAGGGGGGTGTTAAATTACTTGTTGATGTCATTCCGGGACATTGTGGATTGTACTCgtctatttactttttttaaacatggctGAACGAAATAATCTTGATTGTTTTGGTACTGGAATAATTTGGAATGGGTTACCCCACAGTTGCTATTTTGTTATAACAAagaaagagataaaaaaaagctgaatttaGAATTTTCTTCTATAAATATAATGGTTGTTGTCATTAATGAGTCGTTGTAGTGATTATATAGTTTAGGAGTTTCTTAATAATCTCTATTATCATAGTAATTAATTAATCACATTTTCCAATAACagtgttgtttattttgatgCACAGTTCCAAAAATAGATATTTGAAATTTTGCAGAAGAAACATATTcaaaaaaattatgttaatatatttttaatttctatttatatattctCAATTAATTTGGTTAAAATAAACTGACATTTAGTTGCTGGATGAACAgatggaaaaatacattaaaaaatcaacagttgCTGCCAATTCTAACATTAAAACTAGAGAATTATTTTAAGAGAGCATTAAATAACACCAagaatgcagatttttttcccttcatatTAAGAAACAGTGGGATTACCTTTTTTCTTCATGGTGCGGATTAATATTTGTTAAAACCGCAAATTTTGAAGATTTAAATAGCTCAACTATGTCCCGAGTTTGGGATTAGCACCTCATTACCCGTTTCCCACAACCCCTCCGTAACCTTTTACATCTTTCTGACCACTTCAGTAATCTGATAATTCAATATTTAATTGGCCTAATTCCAATTCTTGCTCCTAAACATGCAACGTTAAATTAAATTTAGGTGACTGTCTCTTTAAGAGACCCAAACGAATTGGACATTGactattttttgaatgtttttatatatttggatgttttttttcaccgattttggccattttttgttactttttacaGGATAATTACTTTCTCTAGTAGACTCAAAATAGTTTTCATGGAAATGACAGA
This region of Stigmatopora nigra isolate UIUO_SnigA chromosome 6, RoL_Snig_1.1, whole genome shotgun sequence genomic DNA includes:
- the rps3a gene encoding small ribosomal subunit protein eS1, whose amino-acid sequence is MAVGKNKRLTKGGKKGAKKKIVDPFSKKDWYDVKAPAMFIIRNIGKTLVTRTQGTRIASDGLKGRVFEVSLADLQNDEVAFRKFKLITEDVQGKNCLTNFHGMDLTRDKMCSMVKKWQTMIEAHVDVKTTDGYLLRLFCVGFTKKRTNQIRKTSYAQHQQVRQIRKKMMEIMVREVQTNDLKEVVNKLIPDSVGKDIEKACQSIYPLHDVYVRKVKMLKKPKFELGKLMELHGEGAASSAAKASGDDTGAKVERADGYEPPIQESV
- the sh3d19 gene encoding SH3 domain-containing protein 19 — its product is MVGLRKYLSFAGQFLTGKGEIVPSQSTKGLDIILTEEKQHFVVVFFSSSDTLDENKNWFSPPPLVFPSSTSCSCSASIKPPPSYDQVIQEKTLEERIVRPTPAPRRSEPRADPLKKISAGQKPQKPPRRSAPVPERLSEIDPGFERAGSEAKPIPLPRTKTKKPTQDKMESLIQFEDDNSMNGSSDEYLKEPLGGFNPSGDRAFSSEMSTNNTQQNIHAKIHSFDIQTLSEDRIRPHAFPRKPPKPLPTTAPSPDGQDASTPTLPPRTLPKPATKPLRDELEILLSKGGPPQRSRPVLSRGDSTQEEPPLPPRPPVKPAKEPLKANLNANNHNSTGFLKENARPEPNPPPVLAKAPPRRRPTTIRVPSQTAPESPSSEAPPPLPARKPVGSVDATRAGKQKALPSLPVEVEPAYRPLPLLPNGQKDTAPSKVGPGRPPPPKAAKAFVLPPRPLPGHQLYDKYAVLDRTDLNRNETGEVDFQAQSPASQQEHGLTVQAMHDFTPEGPGELALKSGDLVTAAERVDAEWYRGTCKGSDGYFPINFVKVIAGSGLPPKTVPQKKPKPPPSKVRASLDLEGEVSGWAMGNTRSLPDNLKGPALPNRVALPCSTCEFEVSETKGRAMYDFNSNRDDELSFQVKIAPSFWYFPKNERVSSQSLPLQVGDIITDLESMDDEWFLGDLKGERALVPKNYIQIL